One part of the Saprospiraceae bacterium genome encodes these proteins:
- a CDS encoding histidine kinase: MWKVFSYHKAILFICFNFIVLTTIIGQDGIKPFINRHPLQSTTARAKFQSFFISENGLIYIATSEGIILFNGQNEKLILGSEQVTNQQVKVFVQDRKGILWIGCQNGAIYFIENTILQSWKPQEGQIKTEISALKVDSMNQLWIATKGEGVYVYNHQHVYNFGIEDGLKSLHVNDMAYHPKVGILVATDEGLQALNFHNESKNCTKIEVPGLKENDIIQNVKVKDNLIYLNSLSAGIYLWNPDMNTSEAVWKTWNKELISHFEISTQQKIILTENIIYFQIISDEKYSILKDEVGLDEIVSTVSDEFNNVWILHKSKGLISIFFPITQFMLPGKTIQCIARSITTNDLLAGTTKGLYVLDPVQGRIKQELFSNENITSIFSDRMSDNFWIGTYGGGIHYYNHRTSKSTRFKQTEGLPNNHILQIIGDPKYIWISTLGGIVRLSNRRPMKIAEDPNFIIYNASNLLPTNFIYQLVPDEKSTIWIGTDGHGVLTLKDSDTYFKSNKWIDSLSSIFSLDYQMPGFLYFNAMNKGLGQMDLRTQKISWLKHQFKYYDYECISKLNDSILLAAGNGYLVLFNTKTGFNISLDEEYGLSEIQPSLNASFIDNNGICWIGCKDKIIRFHPATMASLKDPVNSFSKIQQFDQVIQIGLDTTFSYSQNQFYFEFNAVHFLASDHIEYRYKLDGYDSDWILSKEGKASYSKLLHGRYTFIVQSSINNQFNTANQLCFSFEIQAPYWKQGWFVFFVVAGIIFSFFYLLRRREIARTKEDTLKRKTSELEFELLKSQVNPHFLFNSFNSVISLIEEDSTKAIAFTEKLSDYFRNILKYRDLSVISLDEELSNLKNYYELLKLRYPEHLELDLNVSIKSGKLVPMTLQLLLENALKHNELSKLHPLKISILVAKNQIVFTNSINKKRHSNPSTGFGLDSIRFRYKLLTDQAILVEEKDSLFSVTIPIIF, encoded by the coding sequence ATGTGGAAGGTGTTTTCATACCATAAAGCAATTTTATTTATTTGTTTTAACTTTATTGTCTTAACGACAATAATTGGACAAGATGGTATAAAACCATTTATAAACAGACATCCTTTGCAGTCAACAACTGCCAGAGCCAAATTTCAAAGTTTCTTTATAAGTGAAAATGGACTTATTTATATCGCAACATCTGAAGGAATTATCTTGTTTAACGGACAAAATGAAAAATTAATTTTAGGCTCTGAACAAGTTACAAATCAACAAGTCAAAGTATTCGTTCAGGATCGGAAAGGGATTCTTTGGATTGGGTGTCAAAATGGTGCAATCTATTTTATTGAAAATACAATTTTACAATCTTGGAAACCACAGGAAGGACAAATTAAAACTGAAATCTCTGCATTAAAGGTGGATTCTATGAATCAACTTTGGATTGCTACAAAAGGTGAAGGCGTCTATGTTTACAATCACCAGCATGTGTACAATTTTGGAATCGAAGATGGCCTTAAAAGCCTTCACGTAAATGATATGGCGTATCACCCAAAAGTCGGTATTTTAGTAGCCACTGATGAAGGGCTACAAGCTTTAAATTTTCATAATGAATCAAAAAATTGTACAAAAATTGAAGTTCCTGGTTTGAAGGAAAATGATATTATTCAAAATGTAAAAGTAAAGGATAATTTAATTTATTTGAATAGTTTATCAGCAGGTATTTATTTATGGAATCCAGATATGAATACCAGCGAAGCCGTGTGGAAAACCTGGAACAAGGAATTAATTTCACATTTTGAAATTTCTACCCAACAGAAAATAATTCTTACCGAGAATATTATTTATTTTCAAATAATATCAGATGAAAAATATTCAATTTTAAAGGATGAAGTAGGTTTAGATGAAATTGTTTCTACAGTTTCTGATGAATTTAACAATGTTTGGATTTTACATAAATCAAAAGGATTGATTTCAATATTTTTTCCAATAACTCAATTTATGTTGCCGGGAAAAACGATACAATGTATAGCCCGATCTATAACTACAAATGATTTACTTGCAGGAACCACAAAGGGTTTATATGTTTTAGATCCGGTACAGGGAAGGATTAAACAGGAATTATTTTCGAATGAGAATATTACCTCTATTTTTTCAGATCGAATGAGTGATAATTTTTGGATTGGTACTTATGGCGGCGGCATTCATTATTATAATCACAGGACATCAAAGAGTACCAGGTTCAAGCAAACAGAAGGGCTGCCAAATAATCATATTTTGCAAATTATTGGAGACCCTAAGTATATTTGGATTTCTACTTTGGGTGGAATTGTAAGGTTATCAAACCGAAGGCCCATGAAGATTGCGGAAGATCCAAATTTTATTATTTATAATGCGAGTAATTTATTACCAACAAATTTTATTTATCAATTGGTTCCAGATGAGAAGAGCACAATCTGGATAGGAACAGATGGCCATGGTGTGCTTACTTTGAAAGATTCGGATACTTATTTTAAATCAAATAAATGGATCGACAGTTTATCCAGTATTTTTAGTTTGGATTACCAAATGCCCGGTTTCCTCTATTTTAATGCCATGAATAAGGGGCTTGGTCAAATGGATCTTAGAACACAAAAAATTTCCTGGTTAAAGCATCAATTCAAATATTATGATTATGAGTGTATTTCAAAACTGAATGATTCCATTTTATTGGCTGCTGGAAATGGATATTTAGTTCTTTTTAACACTAAAACTGGTTTTAACATAAGTTTAGATGAAGAGTATGGTCTGTCCGAAATACAACCGTCATTAAATGCTTCATTTATTGATAATAATGGAATTTGTTGGATCGGTTGCAAAGATAAAATTATACGATTTCATCCAGCAACGATGGCTTCATTGAAAGATCCGGTAAATTCATTTAGCAAAATACAACAATTTGATCAAGTGATTCAAATCGGTTTGGATACCACATTTTCTTATTCGCAGAACCAATTTTATTTTGAGTTTAACGCTGTCCATTTTCTGGCATCTGATCATATTGAGTATCGATATAAATTAGATGGATATGATAGCGATTGGATTTTGTCAAAGGAGGGGAAAGCATCCTATTCAAAATTATTGCATGGTCGATATACTTTTATAGTACAGTCTAGTATCAATAATCAATTTAATACAGCAAATCAACTTTGTTTTAGTTTCGAAATTCAGGCCCCATATTGGAAACAAGGGTGGTTTGTATTTTTTGTTGTTGCTGGTATAATATTTTCTTTTTTTTATTTACTTAGGAGGCGAGAAATTGCAAGAACAAAAGAAGATACACTTAAGAGAAAAACATCTGAATTAGAATTTGAGCTGTTAAAAAGTCAGGTCAATCCGCATTTTCTTTTTAATAGTTTTAATTCTGTTATTTCATTAATAGAGGAAGATAGTACAAAAGCAATTGCTTTTACAGAGAAGCTTTCTGATTACTTTAGAAACATTTTAAAATATAGAGATTTATCAGTGATTTCTTTGGATGAGGAATTAAGTAATTTGAAAAATTATTATGAGTTGCTAAAGTTAAGGTATCCAGAGCATTTAGAATTGGACTTGAATGTATCTATAAAGTCTGGGAAGCTAGTTCCTATGACTTTGCAACTTTTATTGGAGAATGCATTAAAGCATAATGAACTTTCGAAATTGCATCCTTTGAAAATTAGTATTCTTGTAGCAAAGAATCAAATTGTATTTACAAATTCAATAAATAAAAAAAGGCATTCCAATCCCTCCACAGGATTTGGTCTGGATAGTATCCGGTTTCGATATAAATTATTGACAGACCAGGCAATTTTAGTGGAGGAAAAAGACAGTTTATTTAGTGTAACCATCCCAATAATTTTTTAA
- a CDS encoding YceI family protein gives MRCPVFFFVVFINLSLFGQNQKMKGAISFISIAPQEQIKATSQSLEGLLKPNDLTFAFIVDINTFDGFNSPLQKEHFNENYMESSTYPKAKFYGRIIESIDIHKTNDETIRAKGNLEIHGVTKERIIQIQLSRKNGILTFVSKFSISLEDFRINIPRIVHQKLSDQIKVHVEGVFIP, from the coding sequence ATGAGATGCCCTGTCTTTTTTTTCGTTGTTTTTATAAACCTTAGTTTATTTGGGCAAAACCAAAAAATGAAAGGCGCTATTTCATTTATAAGTATTGCTCCTCAGGAACAAATTAAAGCCACTTCACAAAGCTTAGAAGGCCTCTTAAAGCCAAATGATTTAACATTTGCTTTTATTGTTGATATAAACACTTTTGATGGTTTTAATAGTCCATTGCAAAAAGAGCATTTTAATGAGAACTATATGGAAAGTAGTACATACCCCAAGGCTAAGTTTTATGGTCGGATTATAGAGTCTATAGACATTCATAAAACAAATGATGAAACAATTCGCGCAAAAGGAAATTTAGAAATTCATGGAGTAACAAAAGAACGGATTATTCAAATTCAATTATCAAGGAAAAATGGAATTTTAACATTTGTCAGTAAATTTTCAATCAGTCTTGAAGACTTTAGGATTAATATTCCTAGAATTGTTCATCAAAAATTATCCGACCAAATAAAAGTACATGTGGAAGGTGTTTTCATACCATAA
- a CDS encoding thiolase family protein, with protein MQEAFIVAMNRSAVTKAKKGGFRFTRSDDLAIAIIHGLMNKLPGLDPTLIDDVIVGCANPEGEQGLQIGRQISLRAIGKGTAGMTVNRYCASGLETIAIATAKIRAGMGSCFIAGGVENMSMIPMEGYKLAPNYDVANLNPDYVIGMGFTAEAVAKKYNIGREQQDEFAFRSHQLAAAAQDRGFFSEQISSVPIKEIKIENGLRKELTYEIFEDDGIRRDTSLNSLGLLKSAFALNGTVTAGNSSQTSDGAAFTMVMSEQLMKTLGLTPIGRIVSCCVAGVEPLYMGIGPCAAIPKALSQAGRKLEDISIIELNEAFAAQSLAVIKEAHLNPDLVNVNGGAIALGHPLGCSGARLTISAFHELQNRNQKFGIVTACVGGGQGIAAVIESYK; from the coding sequence ATGCAGGAGGCTTTTATTGTTGCAATGAACAGGAGTGCTGTTACAAAAGCTAAGAAAGGAGGGTTTCGATTTACCCGTTCCGATGATTTGGCAATCGCAATTATTCATGGATTAATGAATAAACTGCCAGGTTTAGACCCAACATTAATTGATGATGTTATTGTTGGATGTGCAAATCCAGAGGGAGAACAAGGATTGCAAATTGGCAGACAAATTTCTCTCAGGGCGATCGGAAAAGGAACCGCTGGCATGACGGTAAATCGTTATTGTGCATCTGGATTGGAAACGATTGCCATCGCCACTGCTAAAATTAGAGCTGGCATGGGATCTTGTTTTATAGCTGGTGGAGTAGAAAATATGAGCATGATTCCTATGGAAGGTTATAAATTAGCACCGAATTATGATGTTGCAAATTTAAATCCGGATTATGTTATAGGCATGGGTTTTACTGCTGAAGCCGTTGCTAAAAAATACAATATTGGGAGAGAACAACAGGATGAATTTGCATTTCGATCTCACCAATTAGCCGCAGCTGCTCAAGATCGTGGTTTCTTTTCTGAACAAATTAGTAGTGTTCCAATCAAAGAAATAAAAATAGAAAATGGCCTAAGAAAAGAATTGACTTATGAAATTTTCGAGGATGATGGTATCCGAAGAGATACGAGTCTGAATTCTTTAGGACTTTTAAAATCTGCCTTTGCATTAAATGGTACAGTAACTGCAGGAAATTCATCACAAACTAGTGATGGTGCTGCTTTTACTATGGTTATGAGTGAGCAACTCATGAAAACATTAGGACTGACTCCAATAGGTAGAATTGTATCCTGTTGTGTTGCGGGCGTTGAACCTCTCTATATGGGGATTGGTCCGTGCGCTGCAATTCCAAAAGCATTGTCTCAAGCTGGTAGAAAATTAGAAGATATTTCTATTATTGAATTAAATGAAGCTTTTGCAGCCCAGTCTTTGGCTGTAATAAAGGAGGCTCATTTGAATCCAGATCTGGTGAATGTAAATGGCGGTGCAATTGCTTTGGGTCATCCACTTGGTTGCAGTGGTGCAAGATTAACAATTTCTGCATTCCATGAATTACAAAATAGAAATCAAAAGTTTGGCATAGTCACTGCTTGTGTAGGGGGTGGACAAGGAATTGCTGCAGTCATTGAATCTTACAAGTAA
- a CDS encoding NAD(P)H-dependent oxidoreductase subunit E yields the protein MSKNLSHLSGRKGLFENLFEHVGNENAKEGFLSNETISQIAETYLMGTSTIFGAASFYDFTRNENEGKKIYVCNGSACLTAGTQKELKSKIGKQFEEIEIGEMCCLGRCHENAAFHFQGSNYSGSAIQELEQIKKTGTKFRDKYIVKHRGHCILTNLEFDLNEARNRVELAFQKPKEKILSEIKLSGLRGRGGAGFPISIKLEACSNAPGPRKFIVCNADEGDPGSYSDRYIMEHQPFLLLIGMLIAGFVTGADRGVIYIRAEYPESVERIQEALEEFRRLGFTGESIFNTDFNFEFKVIKAQGAYICGEETALLSSIEGQRAEVRVRPPFPVQEGLFRKPTVVNNVETLANLYFILKDGGTSYASIGTQKSTGTKLMSLDSFFNKPGIYEVDMGTPLHDVVYQLGGGFHSKVKALHIGGPLGGLVPIHKIEELTVDFESFASNGFMLGHASIVSVPDNFPMIEYLEHLFAFTAHESCGKCFPCRIGSTRGKEMLQKAQNDSSYKIDIELLKDLLDTMKRGSLCALGGGIPLPVYNALEYFGEELKPFLKMKSNA from the coding sequence ATGTCTAAAAATTTAAGTCATTTATCTGGTAGAAAAGGTCTTTTTGAAAACCTTTTCGAGCATGTTGGTAATGAAAATGCAAAGGAAGGCTTTTTATCGAATGAAACTATATCGCAGATTGCAGAAACTTATCTAATGGGCACTTCCACAATTTTTGGAGCTGCTAGCTTTTATGATTTTACACGAAATGAAAATGAAGGAAAGAAAATTTATGTTTGTAATGGATCAGCTTGTCTAACTGCTGGAACTCAAAAGGAATTAAAATCAAAAATTGGTAAACAGTTTGAAGAAATTGAAATCGGTGAAATGTGTTGTCTTGGAAGGTGTCATGAAAATGCTGCATTTCATTTCCAGGGTTCAAATTATTCAGGTAGTGCAATTCAAGAGCTGGAACAAATAAAGAAAACCGGAACCAAATTTCGAGATAAATATATAGTAAAACATCGCGGCCATTGTATCCTTACAAATTTAGAATTTGACCTCAATGAAGCTAGAAATAGGGTAGAACTTGCTTTTCAGAAACCTAAGGAAAAAATATTATCTGAAATCAAGTTATCTGGATTAAGAGGCCGTGGTGGAGCAGGGTTTCCAATTTCAATAAAACTTGAAGCCTGCAGTAATGCTCCGGGTCCAAGAAAATTTATTGTTTGTAATGCAGACGAAGGAGATCCAGGTTCCTATTCAGATCGCTATATTATGGAACATCAGCCATTTTTATTATTGATAGGCATGTTGATTGCAGGATTTGTTACTGGAGCAGACCGAGGGGTGATTTATATACGGGCGGAATATCCTGAATCCGTTGAGCGAATACAAGAAGCTTTAGAAGAATTTCGAAGATTAGGATTTACAGGAGAATCGATCTTTAATACAGATTTTAATTTTGAATTTAAAGTAATTAAAGCACAAGGTGCTTATATCTGTGGAGAAGAAACTGCATTATTATCTTCAATAGAAGGGCAGCGAGCAGAAGTGCGGGTAAGGCCACCTTTCCCTGTACAAGAAGGTCTTTTTAGAAAACCAACGGTTGTAAATAATGTGGAAACGCTGGCTAATTTGTATTTCATTTTAAAAGATGGAGGTACAAGCTATGCATCCATAGGTACACAGAAATCTACAGGCACTAAATTGATGTCTTTAGATAGCTTTTTCAATAAACCCGGTATTTATGAAGTCGATATGGGTACACCACTTCATGATGTAGTGTATCAATTAGGCGGTGGTTTCCATTCCAAAGTAAAAGCATTACATATTGGAGGGCCACTTGGCGGATTGGTGCCAATTCATAAAATTGAGGAATTAACGGTTGATTTTGAATCTTTTGCTTCCAATGGATTTATGCTTGGACATGCTTCTATTGTTTCAGTACCCGACAATTTTCCAATGATTGAATATTTAGAACATTTATTTGCATTTACTGCGCATGAAAGTTGCGGAAAATGTTTCCCATGCAGAATTGGATCTACACGAGGCAAAGAAATGTTACAAAAAGCTCAAAATGACAGTAGTTATAAAATAGATATTGAACTATTAAAAGATTTACTGGATACGATGAAACGAGGATCTTTATGTGCTTTAGGAGGTGGTATCCCTTTACCGGTTTATAATGCACTGGAATATTTTGGAGAGGAATTAAAACCATTCCTGAAAATGAAATCAAATGCATGA
- a CDS encoding cupin domain-containing protein has product MPEKAEKVSFNKPSEVREFPKGKVELVQIGGAMIGRAIFQPGWRWSTSVKDIAKTESCEIPHYQYHVSGTLKVIMDDGTEFICKPGDVSLLPKGHDAWVVGNEPVVLVDFQGMVDYAKSNMHK; this is encoded by the coding sequence TTGCCAGAGAAGGCAGAAAAAGTGAGCTTTAACAAACCTTCTGAAGTTCGAGAGTTTCCAAAAGGGAAAGTGGAGCTAGTTCAAATTGGCGGTGCTATGATTGGAAGAGCCATATTTCAGCCTGGATGGAGATGGTCAACATCTGTAAAAGATATTGCAAAGACAGAAAGTTGTGAAATACCACATTATCAATATCATGTTTCCGGTACTTTAAAGGTAATAATGGATGATGGTACAGAATTTATTTGTAAACCTGGTGATGTCTCTCTTTTGCCAAAGGGTCATGATGCATGGGTAGTTGGTAATGAACCGGTAGTTTTAGTAGATTTTCAGGGAATGGTGGACTATGCCAAATCCAACATGCACAAATAG
- a CDS encoding AraC family transcriptional regulator, with the protein MSKKEVLIVKDLAAFEKLVNKDFGPYDINLMVMPGTLEDKHKDVDPIKGIRALRRQFNLIYLLTSGEHDVLLGADYRWLKPNDLVIVPENMVYASKHIRDCKGYCIHFKTEFIQPMLSGVLTEDFPFFHFESEHIINLNDDESRMIQESFQNIIAEYHKFSYEKDYILRNFIQILLLRIREIYRPHIKYIQEHASRTSRIANQFKHLVEKHFFEIREVNQYASKLNITPKYLCEVVKKTFGKTPRKLINDMILLESKVQLGSTDKSMSEIAFDLHFEDQAHFSHFVKQQTGLSPLALRQKL; encoded by the coding sequence ATGTCAAAGAAAGAAGTCTTGATAGTAAAAGATCTGGCTGCTTTTGAAAAGCTGGTGAATAAGGATTTCGGTCCTTATGACATCAATTTGATGGTGATGCCGGGTACGCTAGAAGACAAACACAAAGATGTAGATCCGATTAAAGGAATCCGGGCTTTAAGAAGGCAATTCAATCTTATATATTTACTAACATCCGGTGAACACGATGTTTTACTTGGTGCTGACTACCGTTGGCTGAAACCCAATGATCTGGTCATTGTACCAGAAAATATGGTCTATGCTTCTAAACACATACGGGATTGCAAAGGGTATTGTATTCATTTCAAAACAGAATTTATTCAGCCCATGTTATCCGGAGTTTTGACGGAGGATTTTCCGTTCTTCCATTTTGAATCAGAACATATAATAAACTTAAATGATGATGAAAGTCGCATGATTCAAGAGTCTTTTCAGAATATCATAGCAGAATACCATAAGTTTTCGTACGAGAAAGATTATATTCTTAGGAATTTTATTCAAATCCTGTTATTGCGAATTCGTGAAATTTACAGACCGCATATTAAATACATACAGGAGCATGCAAGTCGTACATCCAGGATTGCCAATCAGTTTAAGCATTTAGTGGAGAAACATTTTTTTGAAATCCGGGAAGTGAATCAATATGCTTCCAAACTTAACATTACGCCAAAATATTTATGTGAAGTAGTCAAAAAAACGTTCGGAAAAACACCAAGAAAACTAATTAATGATATGATTCTTTTGGAATCTAAAGTTCAATTAGGATCTACGGATAAAAGCATGTCTGAAATTGCTTTTGATTTACATTTTGAAGATCAGGCTCACTTTAGTCATTTTGTTAAACAACAAACCGGCTTAAGTCCTCTGGCTTTGCGTCAAAAACTCTGA
- a CDS encoding FAD-binding protein, translating into MKIDQSLLELKSKIKGELHTDALQLGIYATDASNYQIIPLAVALPKVEADVLLLLEWAYNHKIPVIARGGGTSLVGQTVAKAIVIDFTKYMDSILEFNPGEKWAWVEPGIVRDVLNQKIASHRLHFAPDPATTSRATIGGMIANNSSGTRSILYGKTLDHVIELKIALANGTVFHCKNLSGSELIEKLELQNLEGDIYRGLFKIIQENRNEIENRFPKVMRRVGGYNLDEFLGDQWNLCDLITGSECTLALILAAKINLEPTPKHQCLCIVHFQDFFESISHVSEIVKFKPAAVELLDQMLIHRSRENLETKHYCHFIQGDPGGVLIVEFYGETKEEAIANATLLSDSLQQQKIAYAWPVISERQAMEEVFTLRKKGLGLLMGVKGRRKPIAFIEDAAVPLEHLSNYIREVFEICRIHETPVVAYAHASVGLLHVKPLLDLRDEKDIERMKNIASEVLQIVKKYKGSWSGEHGDGLARSPYNEEFFGTILYQAFKKVKVIFDPNHLLNPGKIVDAPAVDSNLRYGPNYTDQNFKSMFHYREEGGFHDAVHLCNGVGECRKHTGGTMCPSYRATKEEKDTTRGRANILRLAMSGQLDDYGLESSILHDVLDLCLSCKACKSECPSNVDMSKLKSEVLYFQQKKIGLNIADRLLLSQDYLASFSTGMLAPIVNSMLRNKLFRYCFEHISGLDRRRILPAYARQKFNPKSNIKQKIKEHQIVLFADTYIKYHEPNIGISAKNLLESLGYEVIVFTEGCCQRPAISHGLLDQAKFKGEQTFKKLEVYLQNKIPMVVCEPSCATALKDDIPDLLVDDRWTKFSDQIFLLEDFLIKEVDNHPINAKLQFAAGNYLLHGHCHQKAIFTTKSVHSLFSNNADVSFSEIDSGCCGMAGSFGYEKKHYEISETIARSALIPAIENAPGDTQLIASGFSCRHQIEHFTGKKAKHWVEFIKKG; encoded by the coding sequence ATGAAAATTGATCAAAGTCTGTTGGAATTAAAGTCGAAGATCAAAGGCGAACTGCATACAGATGCTCTGCAGCTTGGTATTTATGCTACAGATGCTAGTAATTATCAGATTATACCGCTTGCTGTAGCACTTCCAAAAGTGGAAGCAGATGTTTTGCTCCTATTAGAATGGGCTTATAATCATAAAATTCCAGTGATAGCTCGGGGGGGAGGGACTAGCCTCGTCGGACAAACAGTTGCCAAAGCAATAGTAATTGATTTTACAAAATATATGGATAGCATCTTAGAATTTAATCCAGGTGAAAAGTGGGCTTGGGTTGAACCTGGAATCGTAAGAGATGTATTGAACCAAAAAATTGCTTCCCATCGCCTTCATTTTGCGCCCGATCCAGCGACGACTTCACGAGCTACGATTGGTGGAATGATTGCTAATAATAGTAGTGGAACTCGAAGTATCTTATATGGCAAAACATTAGATCATGTCATTGAATTAAAAATTGCATTAGCAAATGGAACGGTGTTTCATTGTAAAAATCTTTCCGGATCAGAACTTATAGAAAAACTCGAACTTCAAAATCTGGAGGGGGATATTTATCGGGGCCTTTTCAAAATTATACAAGAAAACAGAAATGAAATTGAAAATCGCTTTCCCAAAGTAATGCGCCGGGTTGGTGGTTATAATCTGGATGAATTTTTAGGAGACCAATGGAATCTTTGTGATTTGATCACAGGTAGCGAATGTACACTTGCCTTAATACTTGCGGCAAAAATTAATCTTGAACCTACACCCAAGCATCAATGTCTTTGCATTGTTCATTTTCAAGATTTTTTTGAATCCATATCTCATGTTTCTGAAATTGTAAAATTCAAACCTGCTGCAGTAGAATTACTTGATCAAATGTTGATTCATCGCAGTCGTGAAAATTTGGAAACCAAACATTATTGTCATTTTATTCAAGGAGATCCTGGCGGAGTTTTAATTGTAGAATTTTATGGTGAAACAAAAGAAGAAGCAATAGCAAATGCAACTTTATTATCCGATTCATTACAACAACAAAAAATAGCCTACGCCTGGCCTGTAATTTCAGAAAGACAGGCGATGGAAGAAGTTTTTACTTTACGCAAAAAAGGACTTGGACTTTTAATGGGGGTAAAAGGACGTCGTAAACCAATTGCATTTATTGAAGATGCAGCAGTTCCATTGGAACATCTCTCTAATTATATTCGCGAAGTTTTTGAAATTTGCCGAATTCATGAAACACCTGTAGTAGCGTATGCACATGCAAGCGTTGGACTATTGCATGTTAAACCTTTGTTAGACCTTAGAGATGAAAAGGATATTGAACGGATGAAAAATATAGCTTCTGAGGTTTTGCAAATTGTCAAGAAATACAAAGGATCCTGGAGTGGTGAACATGGAGATGGATTAGCGAGAAGTCCTTATAATGAAGAATTTTTTGGAACTATTTTATATCAGGCGTTTAAAAAAGTGAAGGTCATTTTTGATCCAAATCATTTATTGAATCCGGGTAAAATTGTAGATGCACCAGCCGTTGATTCCAATCTTCGATATGGTCCGAATTACACAGATCAGAACTTTAAATCGATGTTTCATTATCGGGAAGAAGGTGGGTTTCATGATGCAGTGCATCTCTGTAACGGTGTTGGAGAATGCCGAAAACATACAGGGGGTACCATGTGCCCGAGTTACCGGGCAACAAAGGAAGAGAAAGATACTACTCGAGGCCGTGCAAATATTTTGCGCTTAGCAATGAGTGGTCAATTAGATGATTATGGTTTAGAAAGTTCAATCCTTCACGATGTATTAGATTTATGTTTGTCTTGTAAAGCCTGCAAATCTGAATGCCCAAGCAACGTAGATATGTCTAAATTGAAATCTGAAGTATTGTACTTTCAACAGAAGAAGATTGGATTAAATATAGCCGATCGGTTATTACTTTCACAAGATTATTTAGCAAGCTTCAGTACCGGGATGCTAGCACCAATTGTAAATTCAATGCTTAGAAATAAATTATTCAGGTATTGTTTTGAACACATCAGCGGACTAGATCGAAGAAGAATTTTACCAGCATATGCAAGGCAAAAATTCAATCCTAAATCAAACATCAAACAAAAAATAAAGGAACATCAAATTGTTTTATTTGCAGATACCTATATCAAATATCATGAACCTAATATTGGCATTTCGGCAAAAAATTTATTGGAATCATTAGGTTATGAGGTAATTGTATTTACGGAAGGTTGTTGTCAAAGACCCGCTATTTCTCATGGATTATTGGATCAGGCTAAATTTAAAGGGGAACAAACTTTTAAAAAATTGGAAGTCTATTTGCAAAATAAAATTCCAATGGTAGTTTGTGAGCCATCTTGTGCCACCGCATTAAAAGATGATATTCCTGATTTATTAGTGGATGATCGGTGGACCAAATTTTCAGATCAGATCTTTTTGTTAGAGGATTTTTTAATAAAAGAAGTAGACAATCATCCAATAAATGCAAAACTACAATTTGCAGCAGGTAATTATTTACTGCATGGACATTGTCATCAAAAAGCGATATTTACCACAAAATCTGTGCATTCACTTTTTTCAAATAATGCTGACGTTTCATTTTCAGAAATTGATTCTGGATGTTGTGGAATGGCTGGATCTTTTGGCTATGAGAAAAAGCATTATGAAATTTCTGAAACGATTGCACGCAGCGCTTTAATTCCTGCTATTGAAAATGCTCCAGGAGATACACAACTTATCGCTTCTGGGTTTAGCTGCCGGCACCAAATTGAACATTTTACCGGAAAAAAAGCAAAGCACTGGGTTGAGTTTATAAAAAAAGGATAA